A single genomic interval of Zingiber officinale cultivar Zhangliang chromosome 4A, Zo_v1.1, whole genome shotgun sequence harbors:
- the LOC121972314 gene encoding leucine-rich repeat extensin-like protein 5: MEIMRRGRVILERRSLPYLSSTSVGVASLANPRPRLPRRASSTIRLAPFAHPTCPRTARPSWPTAPVRPRASPTARPFTPTPLQSIDPLRPTYSPSCGRGGRLANVPYANPAFREASQAARQAHSVNDRSGRDAPSSSQRRVRLPSEDFDSDDQPLAQRLRCRAPDPSQDSGPSTIPPLPPVTNPTPVPSQADASPALPKVQVEPPLAQPFTSQQHQSTKAGPSHRPSPTTSPPEPSPVPPSAPSGLAAGPSGSVAGPSQPPPPVPLYYRTTAPSEAGLHSLQDVPTSSLTMKGCLATLWEESMHQMELLSPHAQMDRFSELYIKVLRDMVTELELQLTNPTQASHALRAEIKDLTKRKNHLEVSLAHTNHKLKDLQEEKSQVDVVHQQRMDQQALEHQRAIDQLPRS; encoded by the exons ATGGAGATAATGAGACGCGGTCGAGTTATTTTAGAAAGGAGATCGCTCCCCTACTTGTCTTCGACCTCTGTCGGTGTAGCTTCCCTTGCAAATCCTCGACCCCGTCTTCCTCGCCGAGCCTCATCTACTATCCGACTTGCCCCCTTCGCTCATCCCACTTGTCCTAGGACTGCACGCCCATCCTGGCCTACCGCCCCTGTTCGTCCCAGGGCCTCGCCTACTGCTCGGCCCTTCACCCCGACGCCCCTTCAGTCAATTGATCCTCTCCGACCGACCTACAGCCCTAGTTGTGGCCGCGGTGGCAGATTGGCCAACGTCCCCTATGCCAACCCTGCCTTCAGAGAAGCTTCTCAGGCAGCTCGTCAGGCCCATTCTGTAAATGACCGCTCGGGTCGTGATGCCCCCTCTTCTTCTCAACGCAGGGTTCGGCTACCTTCAGAAGATTTTGACTCGGATGACCAGCCCTTGGCTCAGAGACTTCGCTGTAGAGCCCCCGATCCTAGCCAAGATTCGGGCCCTTCCACTATTCCTCCTCTGCCTCCTGTTACAAACCCGACTCCTGTCCCGAGCCAAGCAGATGCTTCCCCTGCTCTGCCCAAGGTTCAAGTCGAGCCTCCGTTAGCTCAACCTTTCACTTCGCAACAACATCAGAGTACTAAGGCCGGCCCCTCGCATCGCCCTTCACCAACTACCTCACCTCCTGAGCCCTCTCCTGTGCCCCCTTCAGCTCCTTCTGGGTTAGCTGCTGGGCCCTCTGGCTCAGTGGCTGGGCCTTCCCAACCACCACCACCTGTTCCTCTCTATTATCGTACCACTGCTCCTTCTGAGGCTGGGTTACATTCACTTCAAGATGTTCCCACCAGCTCCTTAACAATGAAAGGTTGTTTGGCTACCTTATGGGAAGAAAGCATGCATCAGATGGAACTCTTGTCACCCCATGCCCAGATGGATAGATTCTCTGAGCTGTATATCAAG GTGCTGCGGGACATGGTAACTGAACTGGAGCTCCAATTAACTAACCCGACGCAGGCTAGTCATGCCCTGAGAGCCGAAATAAAGGATCTGACCAAAAGGAAGAACCATTTGGAAGTATCCCTGGCTCACACTAACCATAAGCTTaaggatcttcaagaagaaaaaagCCAGGTTGATGTTGTGCACCAGCAACGCATGGACCAACAAGCTTTAGAGCATCAGCGAGCTATTGATCAATTGCCCAGAAGCTGA